A part of Desulfotomaculum nigrificans DSM 574 genomic DNA contains:
- a CDS encoding ATP-binding protein, with amino-acid sequence MITTNLSFERWGEIFQDPVMTAAMTDRLTHQSYIINMNGNSYRMKETKEWLQKQQLA; translated from the coding sequence CTTTTGAGCGATGGGGGGAAATATTCCAGGATCCGGTTATGACTGCAGCTATGACTGACCGTTTAACACATCAATCATACATAATTAATATGAATGGGAATTCCTATCGAATGAAAGAAACAAAGGAGTGGTTGCAGAAGCAGCAATTGGCCTAA